From a single Coriobacteriaceae bacterium genomic region:
- a CDS encoding IS3 family transposase: MSAKGCSPDNSACEGFFGRLKNEFFHYRDWEGVTAEEFMGRLEAYLVYYREERIKKSLGWLSPMEYRRKLGYA; encoded by the coding sequence ATGTCCGCGAAGGGCTGCAGCCCGGACAACTCGGCCTGCGAGGGCTTCTTCGGGCGCCTCAAGAACGAGTTCTTCCACTACAGGGACTGGGAGGGCGTGACGGCCGAGGAGTTCATGGGAAGGCTCGAGGCCTACCTCGTGTACTATCGTGAGGAGCGGATCAAGAAGTCCCTCGGGTGGCTGAGCCCGATGGAGTACCGCAGGAAGCTTGGATACGCCTAG
- a CDS encoding amidohydrolase family protein — MEIPAHEVLRRLGDLAGVGAVAPGAPLVVDDLEALLAHHAGHALLAGADPLAAQARPDGAVPPAPRALAEDAHHAVAYVGVAVARRGDAGPPVLIGALRYITLDPGGPERDLGLERSRIMWPFATYKQRGIRQAFGTDSPITAVTSMNVLYTAITRQDPKSHWPEGGWLPSERIDAATALRNYTLGSAYAAGDEQNLGSLEPGKYADLVVLDQNPLIVDPQDLQATKVQATYLAGNLIYER, encoded by the coding sequence GTGGAAATTCCTGCTCACGAGGTTCTCCGGCGCCTTGGAGACCTCGCCGGCGTAGGAGCTGTAGCCCCGGGCGCGCCTCTTGTTGTAGACGACCTCGAGGCCCTCCTCGCGCATCACGCGGGCCACGCGCTTCTCGCTGGCGCGGACCCCCTCGCGGCGCAGGCGCGCCCAGACGGTGCGGTACCCCCAGCACCCCGAGCCCTCGCGGAAGATGCGCACCACGCGGTCGCGTATGTCGGCGTCGCGGTCGCGCGGCGCGGCGACGCGGGGCCTCCAGTACTCATAGGAGCTCTTCGATACATTACACTCGACCCGGGCGGCCCCGAGCGCGATCTGGGCCTGGAGCGCAGCCGCATCATGTGGCCGTTTGCGACCTATAAGCAGCGCGGCATTCGCCAAGCCTTCGGCACCGATAGCCCCATAACAGCTGTTACCAGCATGAACGTGCTCTACACGGCCATCACGCGCCAGGACCCCAAAAGCCACTGGCCCGAGGGCGGCTGGTTGCCGAGCGAGCGCATCGATGCAGCAACAGCCCTGCGCAACTACACCCTGGGCAGCGCCTATGCAGCGGGCGACGAGCAAAACCTCGGCAGCTTGGAGCCCGGCAAGTATGCCGACCTGGTAGTCCTGGATCAAAACCCGCTCATCGTTGACCCCCAAGACCTCCAGGCCACAAAAGTTCAGGCCACCTACCTGGCAGGCAACTTGATTTACGAGCGTTAA
- the groES gene encoding co-chaperone GroES, which yields MSSLKPLADRVLVKPDEAEQKTASGLYIASNAQEKPQRGTIVAVGAGKVNDKGERIPMDVQVGDVVIYGKFGGNEVKVDGEKYLLMRADDIYAVVEA from the coding sequence ATGTCGTCTTTGAAGCCGCTTGCAGATCGCGTCCTGGTCAAGCCCGACGAGGCCGAGCAGAAGACCGCTTCTGGCCTGTACATCGCCAGCAACGCTCAGGAGAAGCCGCAGCGCGGCACCATCGTTGCCGTTGGCGCCGGTAAGGTCAACGACAAGGGCGAGCGCATCCCCATGGACGTTCAGGTCGGCGACGTTGTCATCTACGGTAAGTTTGGTGGCAACGAGGTCAAGGTCGACGGCGAGAAGTATCTGCTGATGCGCGCCGACGACATCTACGCCGTCGTCGAGGCCTAG
- the groL gene encoding chaperonin GroEL (60 kDa chaperone family; promotes refolding of misfolded polypeptides especially under stressful conditions; forms two stacked rings of heptamers to form a barrel-shaped 14mer; ends can be capped by GroES; misfolded proteins enter the barrel where they are refolded when GroES binds): protein MAKNITFNTDARAKLAKGVNTLADAVTVTMGPKGRYVALQRTFGAPTITNDGVSVAKEIELEDNIENMGAQLVKEVATKTNDTVGDGTTTATLLAQAIVNDGLRNVAAGANPLAIRRGIDKAVNAAVAEMKKQAKPVETKEQIASVGTISAGDPEVGEKIAEAMEVVGKDGVITVEDSQTFDITIDTVEGMQFDKGYVSAYFVTDNDRMEAVMKDPYILITDQKISSVQDIMPVLEAVQRAGRGLLIIAEDIDGEALPTLVLNKIRGALNVCAVKAPGYGDRRKRILEDIAVLTGGQAALDELGVKVADITADMLGTAKSVTISKDNTVVVGGAGSKEAIDARIAQIKGEMENTTSDFDREKLQERLAKLSGGVAVIKVGAATESELKEIKHRVEDALQATRAAVEEGIVAGGGVAFMDAAPALDAVEIDDPEEKIGVDIVKKALTAPVATIAKNAGFEGAVVVDKVAELPAGQGLNSANGEWGDMIEMGVLDPVKVSRVTLQNAASVASLILITEATVSDVPKNTQLEDAIAAATAGQQGGGMY from the coding sequence ATGGCAAAGAACATTACGTTCAACACCGATGCCCGCGCCAAGCTCGCAAAGGGCGTCAACACTCTGGCCGATGCCGTTACCGTCACCATGGGCCCCAAGGGCCGTTACGTCGCTCTGCAGCGCACGTTCGGTGCCCCGACCATCACCAACGACGGCGTTTCCGTCGCTAAGGAGATCGAGCTCGAGGACAACATCGAGAACATGGGCGCTCAGCTGGTGAAGGAGGTCGCCACCAAGACCAACGACACCGTGGGTGACGGCACCACCACCGCAACCCTGCTCGCTCAGGCTATCGTCAACGACGGTCTGCGCAACGTCGCCGCTGGCGCCAACCCGCTGGCCATCCGTCGCGGCATCGACAAGGCCGTCAACGCCGCCGTCGCCGAGATGAAGAAGCAGGCCAAGCCGGTCGAGACCAAGGAGCAGATCGCTTCCGTCGGCACCATCTCCGCTGGTGACCCCGAGGTTGGCGAGAAGATCGCCGAGGCCATGGAGGTCGTGGGCAAGGACGGCGTCATCACCGTCGAGGATTCCCAGACGTTCGACATTACCATCGACACTGTCGAGGGCATGCAGTTCGACAAGGGCTATGTCTCCGCTTACTTCGTCACGGACAACGACCGCATGGAGGCCGTGATGAAGGATCCGTACATCCTCATCACCGACCAGAAGATCTCCAGCGTCCAGGACATCATGCCTGTTCTCGAGGCTGTCCAGCGCGCCGGCCGTGGCCTGCTCATCATCGCTGAGGACATCGACGGCGAGGCTCTGCCGACCCTGGTCCTCAACAAGATCCGTGGCGCTCTCAACGTCTGCGCCGTCAAGGCTCCGGGTTACGGCGATCGCCGCAAGCGCATCCTCGAGGACATCGCCGTCCTCACCGGTGGCCAGGCCGCTCTGGATGAGCTGGGCGTGAAGGTCGCTGACATCACCGCCGATATGCTCGGTACCGCTAAGTCCGTCACCATCTCCAAGGACAACACCGTCGTCGTCGGCGGCGCTGGCTCCAAGGAGGCCATCGACGCCCGCATCGCTCAGATCAAGGGCGAGATGGAGAACACCACCTCTGACTTCGACCGCGAGAAGCTCCAGGAGCGCCTGGCCAAGCTCTCCGGTGGCGTTGCCGTCATCAAGGTCGGCGCTGCTACCGAGTCCGAGCTCAAGGAGATCAAGCACCGCGTCGAGGACGCCCTGCAGGCTACCCGCGCTGCTGTCGAGGAGGGCATTGTCGCTGGCGGCGGCGTCGCCTTCATGGACGCTGCTCCTGCGCTCGACGCTGTTGAGATCGACGACCCCGAGGAGAAGATTGGCGTCGATATCGTCAAGAAGGCTCTGACCGCTCCGGTCGCTACCATCGCCAAGAACGCTGGCTTTGAGGGCGCTGTCGTGGTCGACAAGGTTGCCGAGCTGCCCGCCGGCCAGGGTCTCAACTCTGCCAACGGCGAGTGGGGCGACATGATTGAGATGGGCGTCCTCGACCCCGTCAAGGTCAGCCGCGTCACCCTGCAGAACGCTGCTTCTGTCGCCAGCCTGATTCTCATCACCGAGGCCACCGTCTCCGATGTGCCCAAGAACACTCAGCTTGAGGATGCTATCGCTGCTGCTACCGCTGGTCAGCAGGGCGGCGGTATGTACTAA
- a CDS encoding ECF transporter S component, whose protein sequence is MSEQSQHIHFENTNRWSTKQLVTMALMCALGALFMYVQLPILPSAPFLTYDPSLVPAMVCGFAYGPGAGTAVAAMAIVIHALTTGDWVGALMNLVATMGYILPAAIVYQKMHTYKGAVIGLALGVIAATVLSMVANLTIGVWFWYGSADVILPLMLPAVLPFNLIKTVLNSVLTLAVYKAVSNLITPKKDQVKGRA, encoded by the coding sequence ATGTCTGAACAGTCGCAGCATATCCATTTTGAGAACACGAATAGGTGGAGCACCAAACAGCTCGTTACCATGGCGTTGATGTGCGCCTTGGGAGCACTGTTTATGTATGTGCAGCTGCCCATCCTCCCCTCGGCGCCGTTTTTGACGTATGACCCGTCGCTGGTGCCGGCGATGGTGTGTGGATTTGCGTATGGCCCTGGTGCCGGCACCGCTGTTGCCGCTATGGCGATCGTTATCCATGCGCTTACCACGGGCGACTGGGTCGGCGCGCTTATGAACTTGGTTGCCACGATGGGCTATATTCTGCCCGCGGCTATCGTCTATCAGAAGATGCATACCTATAAGGGTGCCGTGATTGGCCTGGCGCTCGGCGTCATTGCCGCTACGGTGCTGTCTATGGTCGCAAACCTGACCATCGGCGTTTGGTTCTGGTATGGCTCGGCCGATGTGATTTTGCCACTCATGCTTCCTGCTGTTCTGCCGTTCAACCTTATCAAGACCGTGCTTAACTCGGTATTGACGCTTGCAGTGTACAAGGCGGTCTCTAATCTCATCACGCCCAAGAAGGACCAGGTCAAAGGTCGCGCATGA
- a CDS encoding energy-coupling factor transporter ATPase — protein MIECRGVSFSYDGVAPALDGIDLNIEEGEFFCILGGNGSGKSTFAKHLNALLQPDAGTVCVNGMDASDPELVYDIRSTAGMVFQNPDDQLVATLVEDDVAFGPENLGVESAQIAQRVREALKAVGLVGFERHETHALSGGQKQRVALAGVLAMEPRVLILDEASSMLDPRGRKGLMKACHALHERGMTIVMITHFMEEAAEADRVAVFRAGRVAMLGTPDEILTQADELARLNLDMPASCCLGRALRAKGVPVHAQVREADMVAEVAQAYTERSEAGTAGQSSASQSEIADGAVPADNEDNASEPVIEISHLSYSYSLSARERRRWHKRSAAEGASNKQTLWGNDPSSPWALRDVSLTVCRGEFLGLAGHTGSGKSTLVQHLNGLIRPQEGSVYALGLDLVNKKDAAAVKAKVGVVFQYPERQLFAETVAQDVAFGPHNLGLSQAEVAHRVESSLARVGLDLATVGDKSPFELSGGQQRRVAFAGVLAMEPEVLVLDEPMAGLDPAARRDFLELIGHLHDEGLTVVMVSHSMDDLANCCDRIVVMNEGTVFAEGTPAQVFAYADELKSIGLGVPAAQRMALALAKAGVPLRFDGLYTVESLADELVDLLIGRSDGPSNVADIAKSKTVAREEGC, from the coding sequence ATGATTGAGTGTCGGGGCGTTTCCTTTAGCTATGACGGTGTTGCACCGGCGCTCGATGGCATCGATCTGAACATCGAGGAGGGGGAGTTTTTCTGCATCCTCGGCGGCAATGGGTCGGGCAAGTCGACGTTTGCCAAGCATTTGAACGCGCTGCTGCAGCCCGATGCGGGAACGGTGTGTGTCAACGGCATGGACGCGTCCGATCCCGAGCTGGTCTACGATATCCGCTCGACTGCGGGCATGGTGTTCCAGAATCCCGACGACCAGCTTGTGGCGACGCTTGTCGAGGACGATGTTGCGTTTGGTCCCGAGAACTTAGGGGTCGAATCGGCCCAGATCGCGCAGCGCGTGCGCGAGGCGCTGAAGGCCGTGGGTCTGGTGGGCTTTGAGCGCCACGAGACCCACGCTCTCTCGGGCGGACAAAAGCAGCGCGTGGCGCTTGCCGGCGTGCTCGCCATGGAGCCGCGCGTGCTCATTTTGGACGAGGCGTCCTCGATGCTCGATCCGCGCGGGCGCAAGGGCCTTATGAAGGCCTGTCACGCGCTGCACGAACGCGGCATGACCATCGTGATGATTACGCACTTTATGGAAGAGGCCGCCGAGGCCGATCGAGTCGCGGTGTTTCGGGCGGGGCGCGTTGCCATGTTGGGCACGCCCGATGAAATCTTGACGCAGGCGGACGAACTCGCGCGGCTGAACCTGGATATGCCGGCATCGTGCTGTCTTGGCAGGGCGCTTCGTGCGAAGGGCGTGCCCGTTCACGCGCAGGTGCGCGAGGCGGATATGGTTGCCGAGGTTGCGCAGGCCTATACCGAGCGAAGTGAGGCGGGCACCGCGGGGCAGTCTTCCGCATCCCAGTCGGAAATCGCTGACGGCGCTGTTCCGGCAGACAATGAGGACAACGCGTCAGAGCCCGTCATCGAGATTTCGCACCTTTCGTATAGCTATTCGCTGAGCGCCCGCGAGCGTCGCCGTTGGCACAAGCGTTCAGCCGCCGAGGGCGCATCGAACAAGCAGACCCTCTGGGGCAACGACCCTAGCAGCCCTTGGGCGTTGCGTGATGTGTCGCTAACGGTGTGTCGTGGCGAGTTCCTGGGCCTTGCGGGCCATACCGGTTCGGGTAAATCGACGCTGGTTCAGCATCTCAACGGACTGATTCGTCCCCAGGAGGGTTCCGTTTACGCGTTGGGGCTCGACCTGGTAAACAAGAAAGATGCCGCCGCGGTTAAGGCAAAGGTCGGCGTGGTGTTTCAGTATCCAGAGCGTCAGCTGTTTGCCGAGACCGTGGCACAGGACGTGGCATTTGGTCCGCATAACCTTGGCTTGTCGCAGGCCGAGGTTGCCCACCGCGTTGAGTCATCGCTCGCGCGCGTGGGCCTCGACCTGGCCACGGTGGGCGACAAGAGTCCCTTTGAGCTCTCGGGCGGGCAGCAGCGGCGCGTGGCGTTTGCTGGCGTGCTTGCCATGGAGCCCGAGGTCCTGGTACTCGATGAGCCCATGGCGGGGCTCGATCCGGCAGCCCGCAGGGATTTCCTGGAGCTCATCGGCCATCTTCATGACGAGGGCCTGACCGTCGTCATGGTTTCACACAGTATGGATGACCTTGCCAATTGCTGCGACCGTATTGTCGTGATGAACGAGGGCACGGTGTTTGCCGAGGGTACGCCCGCTCAGGTTTTTGCGTATGCCGATGAGCTCAAGTCGATCGGCTTGGGTGTTCCCGCTGCCCAGCGCATGGCGCTGGCGCTTGCGAAGGCAGGCGTGCCGCTGCGCTTTGACGGCCTCTATACGGTTGAGTCGCTGGCAGACGAACTGGTGGACCTGCTTATCGGTCGCTCGGACGGTCCTTCTAACGTCGCGGACATTGCTAAATCCAAGACGGTCGCGCGAGAGGAGGGCTGCTAA
- a CDS encoding energy-coupling factor transporter transmembrane protein EcfT, translated as MEAFSFGSYYPGDSAIHRLDPRTKLLLGFVFLITTLTVSSFRGLVPVAIFVVLIYAVSRVPARRVLSSMAPLLAIVAVVAMLNLFSDQSGRILWQLGFLQISEGSLHSAAFMACRLTLMMAGMSAITLTTPTLDLTAGFERLLAPFARVGLPAHELGMIMGIALRFMPQFATEMKQTADAQASRGARVTGGPLGGVRMLGSVAIPLFTGVFRHAETLSAAMDARCYHGEQGRTRLHALAFGRGDALAAVVTALLLICVIVINLQLV; from the coding sequence ATGGAGGCGTTTTCGTTTGGCAGCTACTATCCCGGCGATAGTGCAATTCACCGCCTGGACCCGCGAACCAAGTTGCTCTTGGGCTTTGTGTTTCTGATCACGACGCTCACGGTCAGCAGCTTCCGCGGACTAGTCCCGGTCGCAATCTTCGTTGTCCTGATCTATGCCGTGTCCCGGGTGCCGGCTCGTCGCGTCCTGTCATCGATGGCGCCGCTGCTGGCGATCGTCGCGGTGGTCGCGATGCTCAACCTGTTTTCCGACCAGAGCGGGCGCATTCTGTGGCAGCTCGGCTTTTTGCAGATAAGCGAGGGCTCGCTGCATTCCGCCGCCTTTATGGCGTGCCGCCTGACCTTGATGATGGCCGGCATGAGCGCTATTACGCTCACCACGCCCACGCTCGATCTCACCGCGGGCTTTGAGCGCCTGCTCGCGCCGTTTGCGCGTGTGGGACTTCCTGCGCACGAGCTCGGCATGATCATGGGTATCGCGCTGCGCTTTATGCCGCAGTTTGCCACCGAGATGAAGCAGACGGCCGATGCACAGGCGAGCCGCGGTGCGCGCGTGACGGGAGGCCCGCTCGGCGGCGTGCGTATGCTCGGCAGTGTGGCGATTCCGCTGTTCACGGGCGTGTTCCGTCATGCCGAAACGCTGTCTGCCGCCATGGATGCCCGTTGCTATCATGGCGAGCAGGGCCGCACACGTCTGCATGCGCTTGCATTTGGCCGCGGCGATGCGCTGGCGGCGGTGGTGACGGCGTTGCTGCTCATCTGCGTCATCGTCATCAATCTTCAACTTGTTTAG
- a CDS encoding pyridoxamine 5'-phosphate oxidase family protein yields MTDNDRTAQLERACSYLRRIPAWYLATIDVTDGHQPRVRPFSFAMVDDGKLWFCTSRDKDVWAELSANPKFEVSGWKPGECWIVLTGEAALEDDAVVSDRVRQAGFKHMVGIGEDHESANDGRLAFFSVRNIAARFCDIDGSEERLEL; encoded by the coding sequence ATGACCGATAACGACCGCACGGCGCAGCTCGAGCGCGCCTGTTCGTATCTTAGGCGTATTCCGGCGTGGTATCTCGCCACGATCGACGTGACGGACGGACATCAGCCGCGCGTGAGGCCGTTCTCGTTTGCCATGGTCGATGATGGCAAGCTGTGGTTTTGCACCTCGCGCGATAAGGATGTGTGGGCCGAGCTTAGCGCGAACCCCAAGTTTGAGGTTTCGGGTTGGAAACCGGGGGAGTGCTGGATCGTATTAACTGGCGAGGCCGCGCTCGAGGACGACGCGGTCGTGAGTGACCGGGTGCGCCAAGCCGGCTTTAAGCACATGGTGGGCATCGGCGAAGATCACGAGAGCGCCAACGACGGTCGCCTTGCGTTCTTCTCGGTGCGCAATATCGCCGCGCGCTTCTGTGATATCGACGGCAGCGAGGAGCGCCTGGAGCTCTAG
- a CDS encoding pyridoxamine 5'-phosphate oxidase family protein yields the protein MDGLNTVLEYLTSVPAWYLATSVDGQPHVRPFSFAQIQDGKLWFVTARTKDVWQELLQNQRFEATSWWPGHGWLILRGRAGLDDRALDEMREAGWKHLEHLGEHYEGPNDPTLVFFSVEDPEAFICNHDEWVPVEL from the coding sequence GTGGACGGATTGAATACGGTGTTGGAGTATCTGACGTCGGTGCCGGCATGGTATTTGGCGACGAGCGTTGACGGACAGCCTCATGTGCGTCCGTTTTCGTTTGCGCAGATCCAGGATGGCAAGCTGTGGTTTGTAACAGCGCGCACCAAAGATGTGTGGCAAGAGCTGCTGCAAAACCAGCGCTTTGAGGCCACGAGTTGGTGGCCGGGCCATGGCTGGCTTATCTTGCGCGGGCGTGCCGGCTTGGATGACCGGGCTTTAGACGAAATGCGCGAAGCCGGGTGGAAGCATCTAGAGCACCTGGGCGAGCACTATGAGGGGCCTAACGACCCCACGCTCGTCTTCTTTAGCGTCGAGGATCCCGAGGCTTTTATCTGCAATCACGACGAATGGGTGCCGGTCGAGCTCTAG
- the argC gene encoding N-acetyl-gamma-glutamyl-phosphate reductase produces MSLKAGIVGAAGYAGAELIRLVLGHPEFELVAITSNADAGQPLSAVYPSFAGVSDLVFTTHDAPELKSCDAVFLAVPHTAAMAQVPALLASGVSCFDLSADYRLSDASVFEAWYAVEHTSPELLKTRAFGLPELFCQDLETAASDYAAGKPVLVACAGCYPTATSLAAAPAVRAGWVAESGPVIVDAISGVTGAGKSCNARTHFCSADENLEAYGVGKHRHTPEIEQILGLADRIVFTPHLAPLKRGLLSTVTMPLAPQALDALVLEDVVDHYKKFYAGRTFVRVLDAGQQPKTASVVGTNAAQIGLALNKRAGVLVATGAIDNLCKGAAGQAVQCANIVFGFDERRGLLTVACPV; encoded by the coding sequence ATGTCTTTGAAGGCTGGAATCGTCGGCGCGGCTGGATATGCCGGAGCCGAGCTCATTCGCCTCGTGCTCGGTCATCCCGAGTTTGAACTTGTTGCCATTACGTCCAACGCCGATGCCGGCCAGCCGCTGTCCGCGGTGTATCCGAGCTTTGCTGGCGTGAGCGATCTGGTTTTCACCACGCATGACGCCCCCGAGCTTAAATCCTGCGACGCCGTCTTCTTGGCCGTGCCGCACACGGCTGCCATGGCACAGGTGCCCGCACTGCTTGCATCTGGCGTGTCCTGCTTCGATCTTTCGGCCGATTACCGTCTGAGCGACGCGTCTGTCTTTGAGGCATGGTATGCCGTCGAGCACACGAGCCCCGAGTTGCTCAAGACCCGCGCTTTCGGCCTGCCCGAGCTGTTCTGCCAGGACTTGGAGACCGCCGCATCCGATTATGCCGCCGGAAAGCCCGTGTTGGTCGCCTGCGCCGGCTGCTATCCCACCGCAACGAGCCTTGCAGCCGCTCCTGCCGTGCGTGCGGGCTGGGTGGCCGAGAGCGGTCCCGTGATCGTTGACGCTATCAGCGGCGTGACGGGTGCCGGCAAGTCCTGTAACGCCCGCACCCATTTTTGCAGCGCGGACGAGAACCTGGAAGCCTATGGCGTGGGCAAGCATCGTCATACGCCCGAGATCGAGCAGATACTCGGCCTGGCCGACCGCATCGTCTTCACCCCGCACTTGGCACCGCTCAAGCGCGGCCTGCTTTCCACGGTGACGATGCCGCTCGCGCCGCAGGCTCTCGACGCGCTGGTTCTTGAGGATGTCGTCGACCATTACAAGAAGTTTTACGCCGGTCGCACCTTTGTGCGCGTGCTCGATGCCGGCCAGCAGCCCAAGACGGCTTCGGTCGTCGGTACCAATGCCGCCCAGATTGGCCTTGCGCTCAACAAGCGTGCAGGCGTGCTGGTGGCGACGGGCGCCATCGACAATTTGTGCAAGGGTGCTGCGGGCCAGGCGGTCCAGTGCGCCAACATCGTTTTTGGCTTTGACGAGCGACGAGGCTTGCTCACAGTGGCGTGCCCGGTGTAG
- the argJ gene encoding bifunctional glutamate N-acetyltransferase/amino-acid acetyltransferase ArgJ, with protein MNTDLIDIKIRAVEGGVTAAAGFKAAGIHAGFRKNPERLDYALVVPDKPCPGAGVFTTNRFCAAPVQVSRVNLGGADKGYGIIAGVSINSGNANAATGETGLTCARETCNIASQVIGCEPQQILVASTGVIGQILPIDTFEAAVPSAYEALSAHGGADAARAIMTTDTHSKEYAVRYRSEAAGHAGNAYTVGGMCKGSGMIMPNMATMIAVITTDAPVEPAALHALLLSTVKQTFNKVTVDSDTSTNDTCIMLASGAAAADAEPIVEGSDAFDELAFAVHEVCESLARNIAADGEGASKLVTVNVTGAANDEEADIAARAVANSPLVKTCIAGHDCNWGRVAMALGKCGVKFNQEDVSIDMMGMPVCRDGLTVPFDEDEALRRFEAPEIVISADLGAGDAATTVWTCDLTHEYISINGDYRS; from the coding sequence ATGAATACCGACCTGATTGATATTAAGATACGCGCCGTCGAGGGTGGCGTTACGGCGGCAGCTGGCTTTAAGGCCGCAGGCATCCATGCGGGATTCCGGAAGAATCCCGAGCGCTTGGACTATGCGCTCGTCGTGCCCGATAAGCCCTGTCCCGGCGCCGGCGTGTTTACGACCAACCGCTTTTGCGCGGCGCCCGTGCAGGTGAGCCGTGTCAACCTAGGCGGTGCGGACAAGGGCTATGGCATCATCGCCGGCGTTTCAATCAACTCCGGCAACGCGAACGCTGCCACGGGCGAGACCGGCCTAACCTGCGCGCGCGAGACGTGCAACATCGCCTCGCAGGTTATTGGCTGCGAGCCCCAGCAGATCCTGGTTGCCTCGACGGGTGTGATCGGACAGATTTTGCCGATCGACACGTTTGAGGCAGCCGTCCCGTCCGCCTACGAGGCGCTCTCTGCCCATGGCGGTGCCGATGCGGCCCGTGCCATCATGACGACCGATACGCATTCCAAGGAGTATGCCGTTCGCTATCGCAGCGAGGCTGCGGGCCATGCGGGCAACGCTTATACGGTGGGCGGTATGTGCAAGGGCTCGGGCATGATCATGCCCAACATGGCCACCATGATCGCAGTTATCACCACCGATGCCCCCGTCGAGCCTGCGGCACTTCATGCCCTGCTGCTCTCGACCGTCAAGCAGACCTTTAACAAGGTAACGGTCGATTCCGACACCTCGACCAACGACACCTGCATCATGCTTGCCTCCGGCGCCGCTGCCGCAGATGCCGAGCCTATCGTCGAGGGCTCCGATGCCTTTGACGAGTTGGCATTTGCCGTGCACGAGGTGTGCGAGAGCCTGGCGCGCAATATCGCCGCCGATGGTGAGGGCGCATCCAAGCTTGTTACGGTCAACGTTACCGGAGCCGCCAACGACGAGGAAGCTGATATCGCCGCCCGTGCCGTCGCCAACTCGCCGCTCGTTAAGACCTGCATCGCCGGCCACGACTGCAACTGGGGCCGTGTTGCTATGGCGCTTGGCAAGTGCGGCGTGAAGTTTAATCAGGAAGACGTTTCCATCGACATGATGGGCATGCCTGTCTGTCGCGACGGTCTGACTGTTCCCTTTGACGAGGACGAGGCTCTACGACGTTTCGAGGCGCCCGAGATCGTGATCTCGGCCGACCTGGGCGCAGGCGACGCGGCAACGACTGTGTGGACCTGCGACCTCACGCATGAATACATCTCCATCAACGGCGACTACCGTTCCTAG